A single region of the Podospora pseudopauciseta strain CBS 411.78 chromosome 1, whole genome shotgun sequence genome encodes:
- a CDS encoding hypothetical protein (COG:U; COG:Y; EggNog:ENOG503NTX7; BUSCO:EOG09260DUW), translating to MNTIPLSAVTTLKDPPVGAAPLDFMPRYLSLGCSPPPSFDLPRHLERFSSIPKSQNIPTIEQTRRTMSFAIEVPGEATPFTPVELCRTLEAASISTDQAQRQSAGQQIQAWESHPDYYVTLQTIFLDKSLRREVRWLAIIVLKNGIDKYWRPRAKHAIPPPQKELIRSRLLQGSVDEEDRQLALHNALVTAKIVRIDYPDSWPDAIANIINVTRTARGGNPMHLGGALLVMLRIVKELSTARLARSQTALQKVTPDLVQLLGEIYTEKTAYWQEFLMKGRGDEDDADYAMQNSLIALKILRRLVTVGYKEPHKDSMVQGLWSLSQTQFDQFLHGVSHESWIPIPYQDLVGKHLIQFTKLHIDMANLHPCSFPILPNSIPLVRAYWNLVKDFSQVFEKSGGIKQTESTTGNTKHEGPLAEKLALKGLLLLRSCIGIAYRPAQTFKFQTPEMKELETQAIHVIKVELLNRDLLLDIVQVIISKLFIFRKSDLDAWEESPEEWEAQERTEGQAYEWAIRPCAERLLIDLLTHYRELGQPLLSYCELATKVDMDIVTKEAAYCALGCAAAVVHHNFDFDRFLTTTLVKDAQVQDTMAKVLRRRIAILLSQWITIKISEANRKVVFEIYRHLLNPADDHNDEVVRITAARQFKYIADDFEFKSEPFLQYAPDFFELLIGLLSTVESDETKLAVLDTIRLIVSRMEEHVSQFGDTIMMTLPKLWESVGSEEYMIKQSVLAIMTALVMSMRADSQRYQPLILPLLAEAMNPDSPLHLHLIEESVELWRSLLMQSVPPLNPELTRMVQLALPLLEYDSAVSNQCLEIVKSYISLAPQDLLSDALRRPTLAALAKTVDANSLDQAQLGAKSIELMIRFSEEFGGSQGVTVIVQDLLETGLVHTMLEGLHSAWESSQTTGPNRKPSKISTLKESDYYALFARVCVADPTVFINLLSRFTNGGPIDTVLSWLMTQWFANFDTMGDVEREKLSCLALTRLVELPSPVQELVLGKLQDYLSMWTHIVTELADDTAEQQGGAEGPQDSLVWGEMPSFEYDTPLDIHERTFAHKDPVHSVATYGFVKVRLQDLVQRLGGEGVFEQQWAVNVDREVLMGFQRLSQGGVAGPK from the exons ATGAACACAATACCCCTGTCTGCCGTGACGACGTTGAAGGACCCCCCTGTCGGAGCAGCTCCACTTGATTTTATGCCCCGCTACCTATCTTTAGGCTGCTCACCCCCACCAAGCTTCGACCTGCCCAGGCACCTTGAACGGTTCTCTTCGATTCCAAAATCGCAAAACATACCAACGATCGAGCAGACCAGAAGAACGATGAGTTTCGCGATCGAAGTCCCGGGCGAAGCTACGCCCTTCACACCCGTCGAGCTCTGCAGAACCCTCGAAGCTGCATCCATCTCCACCGACCAAGCCCAGAGACAGTCTGCTGGCCAGCAGATACAGGCTTGGGAGTCGCATCCCGACTACTATGTTACTCTTCAG ACCATATTCCTCGACAAGTCACTACGAAGAGAGGTTCGATGGCTCGCCATCATCGTGCTCAAAAACGGCATCGACAAGTATTGGCGACCCAGAGCGAAACATGccattccaccaccacaaaaagAGCTCATACGCTCTCGGCTTCTGCAAGGTTcggtggacgaggaggacagACAGCTCGCACTGCACAACGCCCTGGTTACCGCCAAGATCGTGAGGATAGATTACCCCGATAGCTGGCCCGATGCCATCGCCAATATCATCAACGTTACCCGAACGGCCCGGGGTGGGAACCCCATGCACCTTGGCGGTGCCCTGTTGGTTATGCTCCGAATAGTCAAAGAGCTCAGCACGGCGCGGTTGGCGAGGTCACAGACCGCTCTTCAGAAGGTCACACCGGACCTGGTCCAGCTTCTGGGAGAGATTTACACCGAGAAGACGGCTTATTGGCAGGAGTTCCTCATGAAAGGACGGGGAGACGAGGATGACGCCGACTATGCCATGCAAAACAGCTTGATAGCACTCAAGATCTTGAGGCGGTTGGTCACAGTTGGATACAAGGAGCCGCACAAGGACAGCATGGTTCAGGGGCTGTGGTCTCTATCACAAACACAGTTCGATCAGTTCCTCCACGGTGTCAGTCACGAATCGTGGATCCCGATACCGTACCAAGATCTCGTCGGCAAGCATCTCATCCAGTTTACCAAACTACACATCGATATGGCGAATTTGCATCCCTGCAGCTTCCCGATTCTTCCAAACTCGATTCCGTTAGTTAGAGCCTATTGGAATCTTGTGAAGGACTTCTCGCAGGTGTTTGAGAAGTCTGGTGGGATCAAGCAGACAGAGAGCACAACAGGGAATACCAAGCACGAGGGGCCGTTAGCGGAAAAGTTGGCTCTCAAGGGACTCTTGTTGCTGAGGAGTTGTATTGGGATCGCCTACCGACCGGCTCAGACGTTCAAGTTCCAGACCCCAGAAATGAAGGAGCTGGAAACACAAGCAATTCACGTTATCAAGGTCGAACTGCTGAACAGGGACTTGCTTCTGGATATTGTTCAGGTGATCATCAGCAAGCTGTTTATTTTCCGCAAGTCAGATCTCGATGCCTGGGAAGAGAGCCCGGAGGAATGGGAAGCTCAGGAACGCACAGAGGGCCAGGCCTACGAGTGGGCTATCCGCCCATGCGCTGAGAGGTTGCTGATAGACCTGTTGACACACTATAGGGAGTTGGGTCAGCCGCTTCTCAGCTATTGTGAGCTCGCCACCAAAGTCGACATGGACATTGTCACGAAAGAGGCCGCTTACTGTGCTCTTGGGTGTGCCGCTGCCGTTGTGCACCACAACTTTGACTTTGATCGCTTCCTGACCACAACGCTCGTCAAGGATGCTCAGGTACAGGACACGATGGCCAAGGTGCTCCGCCGGCGGATTGCTATTTTGCTAAGCCAGTGGATCACCATCAAGATTTCCGAAGCGAACAGAAAAGTGGTGTTTGAGATCTATCGCCACTTGCTGAACCCAGCTGACGATCACAATGATGAGGTGGTGCGCATTACGGCTGCGCGTCAGTTCAAGTATATCGCCGATGACTTTGAGTTCAAGTCTGAACCCTTCCTGCAATATGCGCCGGATTTCTTCGAGCTTTTGATCGGCTTGCTCTCAACTGTAGAGAGCGACGAGACAAAACTGGCGGTTTTGGACACGATCAGGTTGATCGTCAGCAGGATGGAGGAACATGTCTCGCAGTTTGGAGATACCATCATGATGACACTCCCCAAGTTGTGGGAGTCGGTCGGAAGTGAAGAGTACATGATCAAGCAGTCGGTGCTTGCCATCATGACAGCTCTCGTCATGTCGATGCGGGCCGACTCGCAGCGATATCAACCACTGATCCTGCCACTCCTGGCAGAGGCGATGAACCCCGACTCGCCACTGCATCTTCACCTTATTGAAGAGTCGGTGGAGCTCTGGAGGTCATTGCTGATGCAGAGCGTCCCACCACTGAATCCTGAGCTCACCCGGATGGTCCAGCTggccctccccctcctagAATACGACTCCGCCGTCTCGAACCAGTGCCTCGAGATTGTGAAATCGTACATCTCTCTCGCACCACAAGACCTCCTCAGCGACGCCCTCCGCCGCCCTACCCTCGCGGCCCTCGCCAAAACCGTCGACGCCAACAGCCTCGACCAAGCCCAGCTCGGCGCCAAGTCGATCGAACTCATGATCCGGTTCTCTGAAGAATTCGGCGGGTCTCAAGGAGTAACGGTTATCGTCCAAGACCTCCTTGAGACTGGCCTTGTCCACACAATGCTCGAAGGCCTCCACAGCGCCTGGGAATCCTCCCAGACCACTGGGCCCAACCGGAAACCCTCCAAAATCAGCACACTCAAAGAATCGGACTATTACGCCCTCTTTGCCCGGGTGTGCGTCGCCGACCCGACAGTGTTTATCAACCTGTTGTCGCGGTTCACAAACGGCGGACCAATCGATACCGTTCTCTCCTGGTTGATGACCCAGTGGTTCGCCAACTTTGACACCATGGGCGATGTCGAACGTGAGAAGCTCTCTTGCCTGGCCCTGACAAGACTGGTGGAACTGCCCTCGCCGGTGCAGGAGCTCGTGTTGGGGAAGCTGCAGGATTATCTGTCCATGTGGACGCACATCGTGACGGAACTGGCGGATGATACTGCCGAGCAACAAGGGGGGGCCGAGGGGCCGCAGGATAGCCTCGTCTGGGGGGAGATGCCGAGCTTTGAGTATGATACTCCGCTGGATATTCACGAGAGGACGTTTGCGCACAAGGACCCGGTGCACTCGGTGGCGACGTACGGGTTTGTCAAGGTGAGGTTGCAGGATTTGGTGCAGAGgctgggtggggagggggtgtttgaGCAGCAGTGGGCGGTTAATGTTGATCgggaggtgttgatgggGTTTCAGAGGTTGAGTCAGGGGGGAGTTGCTGGGCCGAAAtag
- the MDM12_1 gene encoding Mitochondrial distribution and morphology protein 12 (COG:T; BUSCO:EOG092600X0; EggNog:ENOG503NX7J) gives MASQNGLRPPSLAPPGPTSPTATRSRRGSLVSPTFSTYAEREQLSLALDKIHTSASQSDVLTTFNDFAPPPSSLPASDKQGTAGEIVQQGLSGLYSRIKEAVSGVGKNSAQEVDDADSHDGASRRSLNLVPRGDGGVTNATFNSAVSSDAAVSGLSSSGLATATADSSSPAVQSSKASSITTASTSKHLPPGAQNLPKISVAATSTNTPAIPVVSTGFAESDTVRGTTTREELPSRGSGRGSISRLSEVGNSTLLTGNGSLDSVATTDRIMVPGRTRREDAPSLDGSADAPRSPIQTTAEARSSSLSRATPPDAMRRPAVIDRITFTKGSSHSRSSSMEPGTAEASPISTSAHSTVYHDSFRHNERPQRLQSGVMRIPGTTANEGAPEMVNARLERMRKQVLSKEFWMADETCKECFLCGTPFTAFRRKHHCRTCGCIFDSKCTSNISGAKFGVQGSLRVCKTCLNVINRRYDSGSDDSADESYLPAIFRANQSKSVPTALKQKEGDEASIMERTEQADHTRSATTPMMAIPATRRVGDSNRNSAILEIDMPQLSRPSSSRSLKSLSTSRPQSSGHRRHHSKHNFLTRLKGAPDERAPFRKPAGDDPGTKSNANAFHADNIIDPELADYMSDESSEDEQQMGSIFATMNSSDFQPASLDPDRSSFGTYLGAGRKHRFRHGEKSTSGLSYTSRGFDEAVGGAGGSSGGGLQNLSIHARPPRRRNMSIASISAHHLRSPRPKSAIIKGNSASTDALSIFESGVENSGSKRNDATREGKLPEEGLNPASLQHVKKLFRQMLDDAEIPNPSSWERALIPILDKCADDVDPDIRNGDDMDIRHWVKLKKIPGGRPSDTAYVHGVVFTKNLALKSMPRRIRNPRVVVITFPLEYQRHPEQHFMSLQPVIEQEKEYLRMVVNRILNLEPHVLLVEKSVAGVALQYLSEANVAVAYNVKPTVIEAVSRIVNMPVISSMDMLSLGARVGTCESFEVKTYVNHGIKGKKKTYIFLSGCPKDRGCTIALRGASTPILSRMKRITEFMVYVVYNLKLESCLMRDEFVQIPTEIESVLTSTLTSRQPTDDSLLISPGCVPDPTSQRPAILITSQSTEGEKLVEQSRVNEDSPAEQELAANTTSTGPETQPSADATQKLISLHESHSHVQVPEDVPMPTFYSDMVAKYETRILSASPFVKFTQPYLLMKAREQERRLVYLRRLRDQNIVEDPEESEKPRPLRFQLIKPEMVHEIGQKAPRKVMEVLHAVHDVEYDKALHNYQTQSRQWETYIQDSLDLFDPYSHQNIVVLYSVTCTETKIPCVEPGLVAIEFYNEHPDANGNMDQDCTLGQYIEDICEGSDMVCHANGCDRKMLDHHRTYVHDNARITIILENSPAWPENFPEKPQESEGDKDGTGICMWNYCKECNKHFGLMPMSVSTWKYSFGKYLELSFWSRCVRSSLQNECPHDHQKDHVRFFYYLYRDIAVRIHYDPIDLFEIIVPRPRITWKVDHDLRLKNDIFTKAEERWVRFMTSVRARLKSIRIDSVLPEKAEACTAEIERLTKKAHEDQAELVRSLQETYMSSKYYEVIPFNIVIRGMLEKVTDWDAAFTKFEADFLSDKDVRQLTIIQLKKMFTDNESKESLPSTDGTTSVGSESEEKSTPTASQPSSSEFEEKPTQNTEGESRPPETPVSPTSRPVETATEEAAASQADELLERVEPLDLATPTSPTLVKSILTGSELASDVTKQSPSPPSEEIPAATPEANSLMPPPATPAAPAASPQPAEPQHMSLTEKVEQLRREQRAASTDATGTGFVGEGGAESSRATGDRAISRKTGQAVSPPMVRALSQPVGALPRTQSTIGKLLKEQKAQDAASEGQKAVPEKAEKKFTDRIGLGALKNRKAPPSAIPRYVHKRESKVSTLARHFEQLSREFEKERMRDRKQRAAKMQSTRAFLPRTSTKTIVEVYKDVDQAVKEPGPDEEQHMEKHHSNRKYDDSSQPAADTTPEDSQNKASEPSSPLAPSSGPLTQEETRNDADGDDAQHEDHAGSDDEGAGSDADASTITFDEFMPDAKEIASSLEPGDEIPEELPRHQKKSLMTMLTNFWAERSASNWTPLEYPINATDHIFFDSDVIVREDEPSSLLAFALNSEDYKTKLAEIRQRWEMSNQRETDESSDGLEMKQQPSSGLSKAELENSLLRSTGTHLKYQFAEGSAKMMCKIFFAEQFDALRRKVGAADRFAESLSRCLKWDSKGGKTKSVFLKTLDDRFVLKGLSPVETSSFLKFAPDYFDLMAHALFHDLPSVIAKMLGFFQIIIRNPVTNTEIKLDLLVMENLFYDRSPTRTFDLKGSMRNRRIQSTGEQNEVLLDENMVEYIYESPLFAREHSKRLLKTSVFNDTLFLARMGVMDYSLMVAVDEVKKELVVGIIDCIRTYTWDKQLESWIKNRGFAGGGRNRPTVTSPKEYKSRFREAMARYILQAPNCWHTFGNHLPPNTPATPRTRFEADV, from the exons ATGGCCAGCCAGAATGGTCTTCGACCCCCCTCTCTAGCTCCGCCCGGCCCTACGTCTCCAACCGCCACCCGAAGTCGCCGCGGCTCTCTGGTTTCTCCTACTTTTTCTACGTATGCCGAAAGAGAACAGCTCTCACTCGCCCTCGACAAGATCCATACCTCAGCCAGTCAGTCGGATGTCCTCACCACATTCAATGATTTCGCACCTCCCCCAAGTAGCCTTCCGGCTTCGGACAAGCAAGGAACTGCTGGCGAGATTGTACAGCAAGGGTTGAGCGGCTTATACAGCAGGATAAAGGAGGCTGTCAGTGGCGTGGGCAAGAATTCTGCTCAGGAGGTGGACGATGCCGACAGCCATGATGGGGCTTCCAGGAGAAGCTTGAACCTTGTGCCGAGGGGGGACGGTGGCGTAACAAATGCAACCTTCAACTCTGCCGTCTCCTCTGATGCTGCGGTATCTGGCTTGTCTTCTTCAGGCTTGGCTACAGCAACAGCCGACTCTTCGTCACCGGCTGTACAATCATCCAAGGCCTCCTCCATAACGACGGCATCAACTTCAAAACACTTGCCTCCGGGTGCCCAGAACCTTCCAAAAATCTCCGTGGCTGCCACATCCACAAATACCCCTGCCATTCCGGTGGTATCAACGGGTTTCGCCGAAAGTGATACTGTCCGTGGTACAACGACCCGTGAAGAGTTGCCCAGTCGTGGATCAGGACGGGGCAGTATAAGTAGGCTAAGCGAAGTGGGAAACAGCACGCTCCTGACTGGGAATGGAAGTTTGGACAGCGTGGCGACCACTGACAGAATCATGGTTCCGGGGCGAACGAGGAGAGAAGATGCTCCGAGTCTTGATGGCAGCGCAGATGCTCCCCGTAGCCCGATACAAACGACGGCGGAGGCTCGTTCGTCATCCCTTAGCAGGGCCACCCCACCTGACGCGATGAGACGGCCAGCAGTGATTGACCGGATCACCTTTACAAAGGGCAGTAGCCATTCAAGGTCATCTTCCATGGAGCCCGGGACTGCTGAAGCTAGCCCTATCAGCACCTCAGCTCACAGCACGGTGTACCACGATTCCTTTAGACATAACGAGAGACCCCAGAGACTTCAGTCGGGTGTCATGAGGATACCCGGGACGACTGCCAACGAGGGTGCCCCTGAAATGGTTAATGCGAGGTTGGAGCGAATGCGAAAGCAGGTCCTAAGTAAGGAGTTTTGGATGGCCGACGAGACTTGCAAAGAGTGCTTTTTGTGTGGGACTCCTTTCACTGCCTTCCGAAGAAAACACCATTGTCGGACATGCGGGTGCATTTTTGATTCCAAGTGCACGTCCAACATCTCTGGAGCAAAGTTCGGCGTCCAGGGCTCTCTGAGAGTTTGCAAGACGTGTCTCAATGTTATCAATCGTCGGTACGACAGTGGTTCAGATGATTCAGCAGACGAATCCTATCTCCCAGCTATTTTTCGAGCCAACCAGTCAAAGTCCGTGCCCACAGCTctcaaacaaaaagaaggcgACGAGGCAAGCATCATGGAAAGAACCGAGCAGGCCGACCACACCCGAAGTGCGACCACACCCATGATGGCAATTCCAGCAACCAGACGTGTCGGGGACAGCAATAGGAATTCTGCCATTTTAGAAATCGATATGCCTCAGCTGAGTCGGCCAAGCTCATCGCGGTCGCTCAAGTCATTGTCAACTAGTCGTCCACAATCATCGGGCCATCGCAGGCACCACTCCAAGCACAATTTCTTGACTAGGCTCAAGGGGGCTCCTGATGAGAGAGCGCCGTTTCGCAAACCAGCCGGGGATGACCCGGGAACCAAGTCAAACGCCAATGCCTTTCATGCCGACAACATTATCGACCCGGAGCTGGCCGACTACATGTCTGATGAGTCGAGTGAAGACGAGCAACAAATGGGCAGCATTTTTGCCACCATGAACAGCAGCGACTTCCAACCCGCCAGCCTTGACCCCGATCGATCAAGTTTCGGCACTTATCTGGGAGCAGGCAGGAAACACCGGTTCCGTCATGGCGAGAAGAGTACCAGCGGCCTCAGCTATACCAGCCGCGGTTTTGATGAGGCTGtcggcggtgctggtggtagCAGCGGAGGTGGTTTGCAGAATTTATCAATCCATGCACGACCACCCCGAAGGAGGAATATGAGCATCGCAAGCATCAGCGCCCATCATTTGCGATCACCACGACCTAAgtcagccatcatcaaaggCAACTCTGCCTCGACCGACGCCCTGTCTATCTTTGAGAGCGGCGTTGAAAATTCAGGGTCAAAGCGGAATGATGCAACACGCGAGGGCAAGCTTCCCGAGGAGGGTCTCAACCCGGCGAGCCTGCAGCATGTAAAGAAGCTCTTCCGGCAAATGCTGGATGATGCCGAGATTCCCAACCCGAGCAGCTGGGAGCGGGCTCTTATCCCTATTCTCGACAAATGTGCCGATGATGTCGACCCCGATATCCGCAACGGGGACGACATGGATATCCGGCATTGGGTCAAGCTCAAGAAGATCCCAGGGGGCAGGCCAAGTGACACAGCCTACGTTCACGGAGTTGTCTTTACCAAGAATCTTGCACTCAAGAGCATGCCCCGCAGGATCCGCAATCCCCGGGTCGTTGTCATCACCTTCCCACTCGAGTATCAGCGCCATCCAGAGCAGCACTTTATGAGTTTGCAGCCCGTTATTGAGCAAGAAAAGGAGTATCTGAGAATGGTCGTGAACCGGATTCTCAACCTTGAACCGCatgtgctgctggtggaaaAGAGTGTTGCCGGAGTGGCTTTACAGTACCTGTCGGAAGCCAACGTCGCTGTTGCTTACAACGTCAAACCAACCGTTATTGAAGCTGTCTCGAGAATCGTCAACATGCCCGTTATTTCATCCATGGACATGCTTAGTCTTGGCGCTCGGGTGGGCACCTGCGAGAGTTTTGAGGTCAAGACATATGTCAATCATGGGATaaagggcaagaagaagacgtACATCTTTCTTTCGGGGTGTCCCAAGGACCGCGGCTGTACCATTGCCCTGCGTGGGGCTTCCACTCCGATACTGTCACGCATGAAGCGCATCACCGAGTTCATGGTCTATGTGGTCTACAACCTAAAGCTGGAATCATGCTTGATGCGCGACGAGTTTGTCCAGATCCCAACTGAGATAGAGTCTGTCTTGACTTCCACTCTCACGTCACGGCAACCCACCGACGACAGTCTTCTGATCTCTCCTGGGTGTGTCCCCGATCCCACCAGCCAGCGCCCTGCTATTTTGATTACATCACAAAGCACCGAGGGAGAGAAACTGGTGGAACAGTCTCGGGTCAATGAGGACTCTCCTGCCGAGCAGGAGCTGGCTGCAAACACAACCAGCACCGGGCCAGAGACTCAGCCGTCGGCGGATGCCACTCAAAAACTCATATCATTACACGAGTCTCACTCGCATGTCCAAGTGCCAGAGGATGTACCAATGCCGACCTTTTACAGTGATATGGTGGCAAAGTACGAAACTCGAATCCTTTCAGCGTCGCCATTTGTCAAGTTTACACAGCCCTACCTTCTCATGAAGGCGCGCGAGCAAGAAAGGCGGTTGGTCTACCTGCGCCGTCTTCGCGACCAAAACATTGTCGAAGATCCCGAAGAGAGCGAGAAGCCCCGACCACTACGGTTCCAGCTCATCAAGCCAGAGATGGTGCACGAGATTGGCCAAAAAGCCCCTCGAAAAGTAATGGAGGTCCTGCATGCAGTCCATGATGTCGAGTATGACAAGGCTCTGCACAACTACCAGACGCAATCCAGACAATGGGAAACATATATCCAGGACAGTCTCGATCTCTTCGACCCCTATTCTCATCAGAACATCGTAGTGCTCTATTCGGTCACTTGCACAGAAACCAAGATACCGTGCGTGGAGCCTGGCCTCGTCGCCATCGAGTTCTATAATGAGCATCCTGATGCCAACGGCAACATGGATCAAGATTGCACCCTGGGCCAGTACATCGAGGACATTTGCGAAGGCTCTGATATGGTGTGTCACGCCAACGGCTGTGATAGAAAGATGCTTGATCATCACCGCACCTATGTCCATGACAACGCTCGTATCACCATCATTCTTGAGAACTCGCCGGCTTGGCCCGAAAACTTTCCGGAGAAACCCCAAGAGTCCGAGGGCGACAAGGATGGGACCGGCATATGCATGTGGAATTACTGCAAAGAGTGCAACAAGCATTTCGGTCTCATGCCCATGTCTGTCAGCACCTGGAAGTATTCTTTTGGCAAATACCTGGAGCTCTCGTTCTGGAGCAGATGCGTCCGCTCGAGCCTGCAGAATGAGTGCCCCCATGACCACCAAAAGGACCACGTTCGGTTCTTCTACTACCTGTATCGCGACATTGCTGTGAGAATTCACTACGACCCCATCGATCTGTTCGAGATCATTGTGCCACGGCCAAGGATCACATGGAAGGTGGATCACGATTTGCGGCTCAAGAATGATATCTtcaccaaggccgaggagcgTTGGGTTCGGTTCATGACTTCGGTCCGGGCTCGACTCAAGAGCATTCGAATTGACAGTGTGCTTCCAGAGAAAGCGGAAGCCTGCACAGCAGAGATCGAGAGGCTGACCAAGAAGGCCCACGAAGATCAGGCAGAATTGGTCCGGAGTCTCCAGGAGACATACATGAGCTCCAAGTACTACGAAGTCATTCCCTTCAACATTGTTATCCGCGGAATGCTGGAGAAGGTGACGGATTGGGATGCAGCTTTCACCAAATTCGAAGCCGACTTCCTTTCCGACAAGGATGTCCGACAACTGACCATCATTCAACTCAAGAAGATGTTCACAGACAATGAGTCAAAAGAGTCCCTTCCGAGTACTGACGGCACCACGTCTGTTGGCTCGGAATCCGAGGAAAAATCTACTCCCACTGCGTCCCAGCCCAGTAGTTCGGAGTTTGAAGAAAAGCCCACACAGAATACCGAGGGTGAGAGCCGGCCACCGGAAACCCCTGTATCGCCGACCTCGAGGCCAGTCGAAACTGCAACGGAAGAAGCAGCTGCCAGCCAAGCtgatgagcttctcgagaGGGTCGAGCCTTTGGACCTCGCGACGCCTACTTCACCGACGTTGGTGAAGAGTATCCTGACCGGTTCGGAGCTTGCCTCCGATGTCACCAAGCAgtcgccatctccaccaaGTGAGGAGATACCAGCAGCAACGCCTGAAGCAAATTCTCTGATGCCGCCTCCGGCAACTCCTGCTGCACCGGCTGCGTCTCCCCAGCCTGCAGAGCCTCAACATATGTCATTGACAGAAAAGGTCGAGCAGCTACGTCGCGAACAGCGTGCCGCATCAACTGATGCGACCGGCACAGGCTTTgttggtgaaggtggtgCAGAATCATCACGAGCTACAGGAGACCGTGCTATCTCGAGAAAGACAGGTCAAGCGGTATCGCCTCCAATGGTTCGCGCTTTATCCCAGCCGGTAGGGGCACTTCCCAGGACACAGTCTACTATCGGAAAGCTATTGAAAGAGCAAAAGGCGCAGGATGCGGCTTCCGAGGGACAGAAGGCCGTGCCTGAGAAAGCGGAGAAGAAGTTCACTGATCGCATTGGACTCGGGGCTCTGAAGAATCGAAAGGCCCCGCCGTCGGCAATTCCGCGTTATGTCCACAAGAGGGAATCCAAGGTGTCGACGCTTGCGCGCCATTTTGAGCAACTAAGCCGTGAGTTTGAAAAGGAGCGGATGCGGGATCGCAAGCAACGGGCAGCAAAGATGCAGTCTACGAGAGCCTTCCTTCCACGTACGTCCACTAAGACTATAGTCGAAGTCTACAAGGACGTGGACCAAGCCGTCAAAGAGCCTGGCCCCGACGAGGAGCAGCACATGGAGAAGCATCACAGCAATAGGAAATATGATGACTCTTCTCAGCCAGCTGCTGATACCACGCCGGAAGACTCACAGAACAAGGCGTCTGAACCAAGCTCGCCACTTGCACCATCCTCTGGGCCACTTACCCAAGAGGAAACCCGAAACGATGCAGATGGCGATGATGCTCAACACGAAGATCATGCGGGatctgatgatgagggtgcAGGCAGCGATGCGGATGCTTCCACCATCACGTTCGACGAGTTCATGCCTGACGCTAAAGAGATTGCCAGCTCTCTCGAGCCCGGGGATGAGATCCCAGAAGAGCTCCCAAGACATCAGAAGAAGAGTCTGATGACCATGTTGACTAATTTCTGGGCTGAACGTTCGGCTAGCAATTGGACACCACTGGAGTATCCCATCAACGCGACAGATCACATCTTCTTTGATTCGGATGTCATTGTGAGGGAGGATGAGCCCAGCTCGTTGTTGGCTTTTGCTCTCAACTCTGAAGATTACAAGACAAAGCTTGCCGAGATTCGTCAGCGGTGGGAGATGTCCAACCAGCGAGAAACAGATGAAAGCAGTGACGGCCTTGAAATGAAGCAGCAGCCATCTTCAGGTCTGTCCAAGGCCGAGCTGGAAAACAGTCTACTGCGGTCTACCGGTACGCATCTCAAGTACCAGTTCGCAGAGGGCTCAGCAAAGATGATGTGCAAGATTTTCTTTGCCGAACAATTCGACGCCCTCCGTCGCAAAGTCGGTGCTGCTGACCGCTTCGCCGAGTCTCTGTCTCGCTGCCTCAAGTGGGATTCCAAAGGCGGCAAGACAAAGTCTGTCTTTCTCAAGACGCTCGACGACCGGTTTGTCCTCAAGGGTCTGTCGCCTGTCGAGACGTCTTCGTTCCTCAAGTTCGCCCCGGACTACTTCGACCTGATGGCGCATGCCCTCTTCCACGATCTACCTTCTGTCATTGCAAAGATGCTCGGCTTCTTCCAGATCATCATCCGCAACCCCGTCACCAACACGGAAATCAAGCTCGACCTGCTCGTCATGGAGAATCTGTTTTATGACCGGTCACCGACAAGAACGTTTGACCTCAAGGGGTCGATGCGCAACCGGAGGATCCAGTCGACGGGGGAGCAAAACGAGGTGTTGCTAGACGAGAACATGGTGGAGTACATTTATGAATCTCCCCTATTTGCCCGGGAGCATTCAaagaggttgttgaagacgTCGGTTTTTAATGATACGCTGtttttggcgaggatgggCGTGATGGATTACAGCctgatggtggcggtggatgaggtgaagaaggagctggtggtggggattATTGACTGCATCCGGACGTATACGTGGGACAAGCAGCTGGAGAGCTGGATCAAGAATAGGGGTTTTGCGGGCGGGGGGAGGAACAGGCCGACGGTGACGAGCCCGAAGGAGTATAAGAGTCGGTTTAGGGAGGCTATGGCCAG GTATATCCTACAAGCTCCCAACTGCTGGCATACGTTTGGGAATCATTTGCCGCCTAATACGCCTGCTacgccgaggacgaggtttgAGGCGGATGTTTGA